In Promicromonospora sp. Populi, one genomic interval encodes:
- a CDS encoding C40 family peptidase — protein MTPLTEFAQNAAVGRRTAVAAAGGALLVSTFGGAMAAQAAPVEASQAKMNSVDLNALTSQARESLTNAPVVTVAPDAELNVEKAAVSVVSADENEDYQAELAAEEAAEAAEAAAAEAAEAAEAAASSVDVPASAIGNSVISIASRYIGVPYVSGGASPSGMDCSGFTQYVFAQLGIDLPHSSSAQSGYGTQVSASEAQPGDLMWTPGHVSIYAGGNTMIDASKPGTVVDFRTIWQSNPTFIRLG, from the coding sequence GTGACTCCGCTCACCGAGTTCGCCCAGAACGCCGCAGTCGGTCGCCGTACCGCTGTTGCCGCTGCTGGTGGAGCGCTTCTCGTCTCGACCTTCGGCGGCGCGATGGCCGCACAGGCTGCGCCGGTCGAGGCCAGCCAGGCCAAGATGAACTCGGTCGACCTGAACGCGCTGACGTCGCAGGCTCGCGAATCGCTCACCAACGCTCCTGTTGTGACCGTCGCACCCGACGCCGAGCTCAACGTCGAGAAGGCCGCGGTCTCCGTGGTCTCCGCCGACGAGAACGAGGACTACCAGGCCGAGCTGGCCGCCGAGGAGGCTGCTGAGGCAGCCGAGGCCGCTGCCGCGGAGGCTGCTGAAGCAGCCGAGGCCGCCGCCTCGTCCGTAGACGTCCCCGCGTCGGCGATCGGCAACTCCGTGATCTCCATCGCGAGCCGCTACATCGGCGTTCCCTACGTCTCCGGTGGCGCCAGCCCGAGCGGCATGGACTGCTCGGGCTTCACCCAGTACGTCTTTGCTCAGCTCGGCATCGATCTGCCGCACTCGTCGTCGGCGCAGTCTGGCTACGGCACGCAGGTGTCGGCCTCTGAGGCCCAGCCGGGCGACCTGATGTGGACCCCGGGGCACGTCTCGATCTACGCCGGTGGCAACACCATGATCGACGCGTCCAAGCCGGGCACCGTGGTCGACTTCCGCACCATCTGGCAGTCGAACCCCACCTTCATTCGTCTGGGCTGA
- a CDS encoding NCS2 family permease gives MAHDQAQARGAVDRFFKISERGSTVWTEVRGGLVTFFTMSYIVVLNPLILGNVPDGTGQFLGGDATGGNLPAIAAATALVAGVMSILMGVVANFPLALAAGLGLNAVVAYSVAALPGMTWADAMGIVVLEGLVILLLVITGFRAAVFKAVPRELKVAISVGIGLFIAFIGVFDAGFVRIPASLATPTELGMGGSVGTWPLFVFAFGLLLAAVLMVRKVRGGILIAIIAATVLALIVEAVGSIGARDGDNPGGWALNVPALPDSVVALPDFSLIGQFSLFGSIEAIGPIAVILLVFTLLIADFFDTMGTMVAIGGEAGLLDSRGNPPRTTQILVVDSLAAVAGGAGSVSSNTAYVESASGVGDGARTGLAAVTTGVAFLLTTFLAPLVEVVPHEAATPALVIVGFLMVVQVTGIDWKDLEVAIPAFLTMVLMPFAYSITVGIGAGVISFVLLKIAVGKAGRVHPLLWIAAVLFVVYFLLGPIRTAIGL, from the coding sequence ATGGCTCACGACCAGGCCCAGGCGCGGGGCGCCGTCGACCGGTTCTTCAAGATCAGCGAACGCGGCTCCACGGTCTGGACGGAGGTCCGGGGCGGGCTCGTCACCTTCTTCACGATGAGCTACATAGTGGTGCTCAACCCGCTCATCCTCGGCAACGTGCCCGACGGGACCGGCCAGTTCCTCGGCGGCGACGCAACGGGCGGCAACCTGCCGGCGATCGCCGCGGCGACCGCGCTCGTGGCCGGCGTCATGTCGATCCTCATGGGCGTCGTCGCGAACTTCCCGCTGGCGCTCGCGGCAGGCCTCGGCCTGAACGCCGTCGTCGCCTACTCCGTGGCCGCCCTGCCGGGCATGACCTGGGCCGATGCCATGGGCATCGTGGTGCTCGAGGGCCTCGTCATCCTGCTCCTGGTGATCACCGGCTTCCGGGCGGCAGTGTTCAAGGCGGTGCCGCGCGAGCTGAAGGTAGCGATCAGCGTGGGCATCGGTCTGTTCATCGCCTTCATCGGGGTGTTCGACGCCGGATTCGTGCGCATCCCCGCCTCCCTGGCGACCCCCACGGAGCTGGGCATGGGCGGCTCGGTCGGCACCTGGCCGCTGTTCGTGTTCGCGTTCGGCCTGCTGCTCGCCGCCGTCCTGATGGTGCGGAAGGTGCGCGGCGGCATCCTGATCGCGATCATCGCCGCCACGGTGCTCGCGCTGATCGTCGAGGCCGTCGGCAGCATCGGCGCGCGCGACGGCGACAACCCGGGCGGCTGGGCGCTCAACGTCCCCGCCCTGCCGGACTCCGTGGTGGCGCTACCCGACTTCTCGCTCATCGGCCAGTTCTCGCTGTTCGGGTCGATCGAGGCAATCGGCCCCATCGCCGTGATCCTGCTGGTGTTCACGCTGCTCATCGCCGACTTCTTCGACACGATGGGCACGATGGTCGCCATCGGCGGCGAGGCCGGGCTGCTCGACTCCCGTGGAAATCCTCCCCGGACGACCCAGATCCTGGTGGTCGACTCGCTGGCCGCCGTCGCGGGCGGCGCCGGGTCGGTGTCCTCGAACACCGCGTACGTCGAGTCGGCGTCCGGCGTGGGCGACGGCGCCCGCACCGGGCTCGCCGCGGTGACCACCGGTGTGGCGTTCCTGCTGACCACGTTCCTGGCGCCGCTCGTCGAGGTGGTGCCGCACGAGGCCGCGACCCCCGCCCTCGTGATCGTCGGGTTCCTGATGGTCGTGCAGGTGACGGGCATCGACTGGAAGGACCTCGAGGTCGCCATACCGGCGTTCCTGACCATGGTGCTCATGCCGTTCGCGTACTCGATCACGGTCGGCATCGGGGCCGGCGTGATCTCGTTCGTGCTGCTCAAGATCGCCGTGGGCAAGGCCGGGCGGGTCCACCCGCTGCTGTGGATCGCGGCGGTCCTCTTCGTCGTCTACTTCCTGCTGGGCCCGATCCGCACGGCAATAGGCCTCTGA
- a CDS encoding iron dependent repressor, metal binding and dimerization domain protein, which produces MTDLIDTTEMYLKTIYELDEEGITPLRARIAERLGHSGPTVSQTVARMERDGLVIVTGDRHLELTELGHDKAMRVMRKHRLAERLLTDVIKLDWEHVHVEACRWEHVMSDLVEKRLVGLLDHPHHDPYGNPIPGLSELGEAYTDVPFLTGVISLPAAFEAAAKKGVKGEPLAASLTRIAEPLQTDVELLSRLSDAGLVPGSRITAEHHDGLFTVTVDGSGTALELSEDLARHLFVATA; this is translated from the coding sequence GTGACGGATCTGATCGACACCACCGAGATGTACCTCAAGACGATCTACGAGCTCGACGAGGAGGGCATCACCCCCCTGCGCGCGCGCATCGCGGAACGCCTCGGGCACTCCGGGCCGACGGTGTCGCAGACTGTCGCGCGCATGGAGCGCGACGGCCTGGTGATCGTGACCGGCGACCGCCACCTCGAGCTCACCGAGCTGGGCCACGACAAGGCGATGCGCGTGATGCGCAAGCACCGCCTCGCGGAGCGGCTGCTGACCGACGTCATCAAGCTGGACTGGGAGCACGTGCACGTCGAGGCGTGTCGCTGGGAGCACGTGATGAGCGACCTCGTGGAGAAGCGGCTCGTGGGCCTGCTCGACCACCCGCACCACGACCCGTACGGCAACCCGATCCCCGGGCTGTCCGAGCTTGGCGAGGCCTATACCGACGTGCCGTTCCTGACGGGCGTGATCTCCCTGCCGGCGGCGTTCGAGGCCGCGGCGAAGAAGGGCGTCAAGGGCGAGCCGCTCGCGGCGTCGCTCACCCGCATCGCGGAGCCGCTGCAGACCGACGTCGAGCTCCTCTCGCGGCTGTCCGACGCCGGACTGGTGCCGGGTTCCCGCATCACCGCCGAGCACCACGACGGCCTCTTCACGGTGACTGTGGACGGCTCCGGTACGGCGCTCGAGCTCAGCGAGGACCTGGCCCGCCACCTGTTTGTGGCGACGGCCTGA
- a CDS encoding MarR family winged helix-turn-helix transcriptional regulator, giving the protein MSSSSRRPSNSPATVGGDLRVALTRISRRLRAERGEADLPEGQFGILTVLHKHGEMSPGSLAEHERVRPPSMTRAVNTLAELGLVEKVEHATDRRQVVVRLSAAGVREVAETRRRRDAWLTKQLSTLTVEEREILAGANELLIRIAAQ; this is encoded by the coding sequence GTGTCGTCGAGCTCCCGCAGGCCCAGTAACAGCCCGGCCACCGTCGGGGGCGACCTGCGCGTCGCGCTCACCCGGATCTCCCGCCGCCTGCGTGCCGAACGCGGCGAGGCCGACCTCCCCGAGGGGCAGTTCGGGATCCTGACCGTCCTGCACAAGCACGGCGAGATGTCCCCCGGTTCCCTCGCCGAGCACGAGCGGGTCCGACCGCCGTCGATGACCCGGGCCGTGAACACCCTGGCGGAGCTCGGCCTCGTCGAGAAGGTCGAGCACGCCACCGACCGGCGCCAGGTCGTCGTCCGGCTCAGTGCCGCGGGCGTGCGTGAGGTCGCCGAGACCCGGCGTCGGCGCGACGCCTGGCTCACCAAACAGCTGTCCACCCTGACCGTAGAGGAGAGAGAGATCCTTGCAGGAGCCAACGAGCTCCTCATCCGGATCGCCGCTCAATGA
- a CDS encoding aminotransferase class I/II-fold pyridoxal phosphate-dependent enzyme codes for MTTTTSSPATTALPAISELQQAYADLQAKGLKLDLTRGKPSAEQLDLAEPMLALPGAGVHADDTGTDTRNYGGLDGGLAIRRIFAELLDLPVEQLLAGGNASLTTMHDVVAYAELFGFPESPKPWAREDKVRWICPVPGYDRHFTICEVFGIEMVPVPMTPDGPDAEAVAALVAADPTIKGMWVVPTYSNPDGAVITEDVARALVSMPTAAPDFRILWDNAYAVHHLTDDEVTSPNAVALAAEAGHPDRVILFASTSKVTFAGSGVAFLGSSAANIAWYKKHLSAASIGPDKINHLRHSMFFGSADGVREHMRKHREILAPKFQAVVQILAERLGRYGVASWTEPKGGYFVSLDVAPGTASRVVQLAKEAGIALTPAGATYPYGKDPENKNVRLAPSMPPLDEVRTAMDGVATCVLLAAAEAATD; via the coding sequence GAGCTCCAGCAGGCCTACGCCGATCTTCAGGCCAAGGGCCTGAAGCTGGACCTCACGCGCGGCAAGCCCTCGGCCGAGCAGCTTGACCTCGCCGAGCCCATGCTGGCCCTGCCCGGAGCAGGCGTGCACGCCGATGACACGGGCACGGATACGCGCAACTACGGCGGGCTGGACGGCGGGCTCGCGATCCGGCGCATCTTCGCCGAGCTTCTCGACCTGCCGGTGGAGCAGCTCCTCGCGGGCGGGAACGCCTCGCTCACGACCATGCACGACGTCGTCGCGTACGCCGAGCTGTTCGGCTTCCCCGAGTCCCCGAAGCCGTGGGCGCGCGAGGACAAGGTGCGCTGGATCTGCCCGGTGCCGGGCTACGACCGCCACTTCACGATCTGCGAGGTCTTCGGCATCGAGATGGTCCCGGTCCCGATGACGCCGGACGGGCCGGACGCCGAGGCCGTGGCCGCACTCGTCGCGGCGGACCCCACCATCAAGGGCATGTGGGTGGTCCCCACCTACTCGAACCCGGACGGCGCGGTCATCACCGAGGACGTCGCCCGCGCGCTGGTCTCGATGCCCACCGCCGCGCCGGACTTCCGGATCCTGTGGGACAACGCGTACGCGGTGCACCACCTGACCGACGACGAGGTGACCAGCCCCAACGCCGTCGCCCTGGCCGCGGAGGCCGGCCACCCGGACCGGGTGATCCTGTTCGCGTCCACGTCCAAGGTCACGTTCGCGGGCTCGGGCGTGGCGTTCCTGGGTAGCTCGGCAGCCAACATCGCCTGGTACAAGAAGCACCTGTCGGCCGCATCCATCGGCCCGGACAAGATCAACCACCTGCGGCACTCGATGTTCTTCGGCTCGGCCGACGGGGTGCGCGAGCACATGCGCAAGCACCGCGAGATCCTGGCGCCCAAGTTCCAGGCGGTGGTGCAGATCCTGGCCGAACGCCTGGGCAGGTACGGCGTCGCCTCCTGGACCGAGCCGAAGGGTGGCTACTTCGTGTCGCTCGATGTCGCTCCCGGCACGGCGTCCCGGGTGGTGCAGCTGGCCAAGGAGGCCGGGATCGCCCTCACGCCGGCGGGCGCCACCTACCCGTACGGCAAGGACCCGGAGAACAAGAACGTGCGCCTCGCGCCGTCGATGCCGCCGCTGGACGAGGTCCGCACGGCGATGGACGGCGTGGCAACCTGCGTCCTCCTAGCCGCGGCCGAAGCCGCCACCGACTAG
- a CDS encoding MFS transporter — MSATFASLKFRNYRLWFASALVANIGTWMQRVAQDWVVLTVLTNNSGVAVGIVTALQFLPHLFLSAWAGLLADRVDRRKLLMMTQAGMGVLGLGLGALVLSGAAELWHVYVFATLLGVVSAIDGPVRQTFVAQLVPPTRLANAVGLNSSNFNAARLIGPGVAGLLIAAVGSGWVFIINGITFGAVIISLSRMGDLYPLPTASRAKGQIREGLSYIRGRSDIVVIMVVMGVVSMFGLNFQLTSAMMARVEFGRGASEYGILGSVLAIGSLAGALLAARRERPRVRLVLGAAFAFAIAMGIQAVMPTYLGYLLMCIPVGFASLTMLTSANAAIQLSVAPELRGRVMSIYVMVLLGTTPLGSPVVGWIGETFGPRYAVLLGAMATLLVAVIATIWAARTWHVRVHARLSRAHRIPRPYLQVDYPGMSQTPQKQTLAA; from the coding sequence ATGAGCGCCACTTTTGCCAGCCTGAAATTCCGTAACTATCGCCTCTGGTTCGCCAGCGCTCTCGTCGCCAACATCGGCACCTGGATGCAGCGCGTGGCGCAGGACTGGGTAGTCCTGACCGTCCTGACCAACAACTCCGGCGTGGCCGTGGGTATCGTCACCGCGCTGCAGTTCCTCCCCCACCTGTTCCTGTCCGCGTGGGCCGGGCTGCTCGCCGACCGCGTCGACCGGCGCAAGCTCCTGATGATGACGCAGGCCGGCATGGGCGTACTGGGCCTCGGGCTCGGTGCGCTGGTGCTGTCCGGCGCGGCGGAGCTGTGGCACGTGTACGTGTTCGCCACCCTGCTCGGGGTCGTGAGCGCCATCGACGGGCCCGTGCGCCAGACGTTCGTCGCCCAGCTCGTGCCGCCCACGCGGCTCGCCAACGCCGTCGGCCTCAACTCGTCGAACTTCAACGCCGCGCGGCTCATCGGTCCCGGTGTGGCTGGGCTGCTCATCGCCGCCGTCGGCAGCGGCTGGGTGTTCATCATCAACGGCATCACGTTCGGCGCCGTGATCATCTCGCTCTCCCGGATGGGCGACCTGTACCCCCTGCCCACCGCCTCGCGCGCCAAGGGCCAGATCCGCGAAGGGCTCTCCTATATCCGCGGGCGCAGCGACATCGTGGTGATCATGGTCGTGATGGGCGTGGTCTCCATGTTCGGCCTGAACTTCCAGCTGACATCGGCCATGATGGCGCGCGTCGAGTTCGGCCGGGGAGCGAGCGAGTACGGCATCCTCGGCTCCGTCCTGGCGATCGGCTCGCTCGCCGGCGCGCTGCTGGCGGCACGGCGCGAGCGGCCGCGGGTACGGCTCGTGCTCGGCGCCGCGTTCGCCTTCGCGATCGCCATGGGGATCCAGGCGGTCATGCCGACCTACCTCGGGTACCTGCTGATGTGCATCCCCGTCGGCTTCGCCTCCCTGACCATGCTGACCTCCGCGAACGCGGCGATCCAGCTGTCCGTGGCACCAGAGCTGCGCGGGCGCGTCATGTCGATCTACGTGATGGTCCTGCTCGGCACCACACCGCTCGGCTCGCCTGTGGTCGGCTGGATCGGTGAGACGTTCGGACCGCGGTACGCCGTGCTCCTCGGTGCGATGGCGACGCTGCTCGTCGCGGTGATCGCGACGATCTGGGCGGCCAGAACCTGGCACGTCCGTGTGCACGCCCGCCTGTCCCGGGCACACCGCATCCCCCGCCCGTACCTCCAGGTCGACTACCCGGGCATGTCCCAAACCCCCCAAAAGCAGACTCTGGCGGCCTGA
- a CDS encoding universal stress protein translates to MTRSEVVLVGVDGSAASLNALDWATAYAHRVGWALHIVCSYSLPSFTAASLDGGYAALDDTTIQEGAKAVLAEAEARVADSGVRATTEVATGDAAGVLVEMSADYGLAVVGTRGRGGFAERLLGTVSSALPAHAKIPVVVVPLRAEANRGVSWTVPGAGSGAPPAPAADVSGTAASGTAPGAGETREVRRIVVGVDGSPQAERALQQAIFQANAWGAELTAVTGVPVGNSGMLAWLPSTIDREQVLADIGAGMDVLIDRYEAENPGLRIRRIVLDGTGAELLTEFSTASDLVVVGSRGRGGFRGLLLGSTSQAVLHHSACPVLVVNKHCQD, encoded by the coding sequence ATGACGCGATCCGAGGTCGTACTGGTCGGGGTGGACGGGTCGGCCGCGAGCCTGAACGCGCTGGACTGGGCCACCGCTTACGCGCATCGTGTGGGCTGGGCGCTGCACATCGTGTGCAGCTACTCCTTGCCGTCGTTCACGGCGGCGTCGCTCGACGGCGGGTACGCCGCACTCGATGACACCACCATCCAGGAGGGCGCCAAGGCGGTCCTCGCCGAGGCCGAGGCTCGGGTGGCCGACAGCGGCGTGCGCGCCACCACCGAGGTCGCCACCGGAGACGCGGCGGGTGTGCTCGTGGAGATGTCCGCCGACTACGGGCTGGCCGTCGTCGGCACGCGCGGCCGGGGTGGGTTCGCGGAGCGGCTGCTCGGTACTGTCTCATCCGCACTGCCCGCGCACGCGAAGATCCCCGTCGTGGTGGTGCCGCTGCGCGCGGAGGCGAACCGCGGCGTCTCGTGGACCGTGCCGGGCGCCGGATCCGGCGCCCCGCCGGCACCCGCCGCTGACGTGTCAGGCACGGCGGCGTCCGGCACGGCTCCCGGGGCGGGCGAGACCCGGGAGGTGCGCCGGATCGTCGTCGGTGTGGACGGGTCCCCGCAGGCCGAGCGGGCCCTGCAGCAGGCAATCTTCCAGGCCAACGCGTGGGGTGCGGAGCTGACCGCCGTCACCGGGGTGCCCGTGGGCAACTCGGGGATGCTGGCGTGGCTGCCGTCGACCATCGACCGCGAGCAGGTGCTTGCCGACATCGGGGCCGGCATGGACGTCCTGATCGACCGGTACGAGGCGGAGAACCCTGGGCTGCGGATCCGGCGGATCGTGCTCGACGGGACCGGCGCCGAGCTGCTCACGGAGTTCTCCACGGCGTCGGACCTCGTGGTGGTGGGCTCACGTGGCCGCGGCGGGTTCCGCGGGCTGCTGCTGGGTTCCACGAGCCAGGCGGTGCTGCACCACTCGGCGTGCCCGGTCCTGGTGGTCAACAAGCACTGCCAGGACTAG
- a CDS encoding MHYT domain-containing protein: MTPLLAYAISCTGAATGLACTSRARAASGGTRAAWLVFGAIALGGTGIWVMHFVAMLGFSASGVTIRYNIPETLLSAAIAIVVVGAGLFITELGKRKLAAMIVGGTLAGAGVAAMHYMGMEAMEMSADVVYDPTYVIASIVIAVVAATAALWCTVHIRGTLATIVATLVMGLAVTGMHYTGMAGVSVINPVDSVPPGASTMQLLVPLVMAVSVVTFLLILGIGLWPTEDELRTQAEFENRLKAHSEQGQRFATAQQELPQEPQPGPAQFAQTHRSR, encoded by the coding sequence GTGACGCCTCTGCTGGCGTACGCCATCTCGTGTACCGGCGCAGCGACGGGCCTCGCGTGCACGTCTCGTGCCCGAGCAGCTTCGGGCGGCACGCGTGCGGCGTGGCTCGTGTTCGGCGCCATCGCCCTCGGCGGCACCGGCATCTGGGTGATGCACTTCGTCGCCATGCTGGGTTTCTCCGCCTCCGGCGTGACCATCAGGTACAACATTCCCGAGACCCTCCTGAGCGCGGCGATCGCCATCGTCGTCGTCGGTGCGGGCCTCTTCATCACCGAGCTGGGCAAGCGCAAGCTGGCGGCGATGATCGTCGGCGGCACTCTGGCGGGCGCGGGTGTCGCGGCCATGCATTACATGGGCATGGAAGCAATGGAGATGTCGGCGGACGTCGTCTACGACCCGACCTACGTCATCGCCTCGATCGTCATCGCGGTCGTCGCGGCGACCGCCGCTCTGTGGTGCACCGTCCACATCCGCGGCACGCTCGCCACGATCGTGGCGACGCTCGTCATGGGGCTTGCCGTGACCGGCATGCACTACACGGGTATGGCCGGCGTCTCGGTCATCAACCCGGTCGACAGCGTCCCGCCCGGCGCGTCCACGATGCAGCTGCTCGTGCCGCTGGTGATGGCTGTCAGCGTCGTGACGTTCCTGCTCATCCTCGGCATCGGCCTGTGGCCCACCGAGGACGAGCTGCGCACCCAGGCCGAGTTCGAGAACCGGCTCAAGGCGCACAGCGAGCAGGGCCAGCGGTTCGCGACCGCGCAGCAGGAGCTCCCGCAGGAACCGCAGCCGGGTCCCGCGCAGTTCGCGCAGACACATCGCTCGCGCTGA
- the serC gene encoding phosphoserine transaminase: MPLTLPTHLLPADGRFGSGPSKVRPAQLDHLVSNAAVLGTSHRRAPVKDLVRRIREGVTELLGAPDGYEVALGNGGSTAFWDVATLCLVERRAQHASFGEFSGKFATATSRAPFLEPSQVISAEPGTVAYLQASADVDTYATPHNETSTGAMAPVLRPAGPDGALVLTDATSGAGALPVDLSQTDAYYFAPQKAFAADGGLWLAVLSPAAVERAARIESSGRWVPEFLSLTTALENSRLDQTLNTPAVATLLLLADQVEWLIAQGGLDWSTKRCATSAQILYSWAESRPWATPFVARPEERSTVVGTIDLTDEIDVGLVLSELSANGIQDVFAYRKLGRNQLRVGMFPAVEPDDVAALTACVDYIVESL; this comes from the coding sequence GTGCCACTGACACTCCCGACACATCTGCTGCCAGCCGACGGACGTTTCGGCTCCGGCCCCTCCAAGGTGCGCCCGGCACAGCTCGATCATCTCGTGTCGAACGCCGCTGTGCTCGGCACCTCGCACCGGCGCGCCCCGGTGAAAGACCTGGTGCGCCGCATTCGCGAGGGTGTCACGGAGCTGCTCGGCGCGCCCGACGGGTACGAGGTGGCGCTCGGCAACGGCGGCTCCACCGCCTTCTGGGACGTCGCCACGCTGTGCCTCGTCGAGCGCAGGGCGCAGCACGCGTCGTTCGGCGAGTTCAGCGGCAAGTTCGCGACGGCGACCTCACGCGCCCCGTTCCTCGAGCCGTCCCAGGTGATCTCGGCGGAGCCGGGCACGGTGGCCTACCTCCAGGCGTCCGCCGACGTCGACACCTACGCCACCCCGCACAACGAGACCTCCACGGGGGCCATGGCCCCCGTGCTACGCCCCGCGGGGCCCGACGGCGCCCTCGTGCTCACCGATGCGACGTCCGGCGCCGGCGCGCTGCCCGTCGACCTGAGCCAGACCGACGCCTACTACTTCGCCCCGCAGAAGGCGTTCGCGGCCGACGGGGGCCTCTGGCTCGCCGTCCTCTCCCCCGCCGCGGTGGAGCGCGCCGCCCGGATCGAGAGCTCCGGGCGCTGGGTGCCGGAGTTCCTGTCGCTGACGACGGCGCTCGAGAACTCCCGCCTGGACCAGACCCTCAACACACCCGCCGTCGCCACGCTGCTGCTCCTGGCCGACCAGGTGGAGTGGCTGATCGCCCAGGGCGGCCTCGACTGGTCGACCAAGCGCTGCGCGACATCGGCCCAGATCCTCTACTCCTGGGCCGAGTCCCGTCCGTGGGCGACGCCGTTCGTCGCGCGCCCGGAAGAGCGCTCCACGGTGGTCGGCACCATCGACCTGACCGACGAGATCGACGTCGGACTAGTACTCTCCGAACTGAGCGCCAACGGCATCCAGGACGTGTTCGCGTACCGGAAGCTCGGGCGCAACCAGCTGAGGGTCGGCATGTTCCCCGCGGTCGAGCCGGACGACGTCGCGGCACTCACCGCCTGCGTGGACTACATCGTGGAAAGTCTCTGA